In Betaproteobacteria bacterium, the DNA window TCACCGAGAACCCGCAGCACCTCCTGTTCGAGCGGCGAGCCCCAGCTGTGACGGGTATCCACGCGCAGTTGATTGGCCGCCTCGCGCGAGACCATCTCGTTGCGGTCCAGATAGCCCGGAACGGTCACCGGGCCGACGCCGACCGCGATGCCGGAAGATGCGAGCTGGGCCGCGGGCACCGTCGGTTCGAGCACGTAGGTCGGCGCGCGCGGGGGTGTTCCCGGTCCCAGATTCACGCAGGCGGAAACAACCGTTACGAGCAACAACCACATCGCACCGCGCCGTGAAACCAGGGGCAGCGGGCTCCCCCTTCTCGACTCCTTCACCTGCGTGCAGGCGGTCGCGGTGCTCACTGCTTACCCTCCTCGCCGGGGCGGCCGCGAAGCAGTGCATCCGGGCGCTTTTCGAGTTCCGTCGCAAGCAGGCGGATCGAACGCGCGGCAGCAGCCAGTTCCTTCAATGCGGTGTTGAGTTCGTAGACCAAGGGAGAGTTCTCGCTCGTGAGGTTCTCGATGTTGCGCATCGTCTGACGGGTGCTGTCGAGCGTCTTGTCGCCGCTCTCGGCTATGCGGTTGATGGCGTCGGCCACGGTGTTCACACGCTTCTCCGCTGCGGCCGCCGTCAGGCGCACCTGCTCCAGGGTGAGCGTGCCTGCCGCAAACGTCTGCCGCGCCGCCGACGCGGTGTTTTCC includes these proteins:
- a CDS encoding membrane integrity-associated transporter subunit PqiC, which gives rise to MSTATACTQVKESRRGSPLPLVSRRGAMWLLLVTVVSACVNLGPGTPPRAPTYVLEPTVPAAQLASSGIAVGVGPVTVPGYLDRNEMVSREAANQLRVDTRHSWGSPLEQEVLRVLGEDLSRLLQSDRVVVWPWARQRDIAVRVPVQVLQFEPVAGKGIVLVARWELQSPDAAKVLFTRQSEIVEPVTTEGGPGAYAAGMSRALAVLAGQIADAVRTVPAPPRSDGAG